The Nitrogeniibacter aestuarii genome has a window encoding:
- a CDS encoding group I truncated hemoglobin, whose protein sequence is MTTLYEKLGGAPAIDAAVDIFYDKVLADERIKHFFVNTDMAKQRQHQKNFLTYAFGGSGTWNGLGMRAAHQPLVDKMGLNDSHFDAVVDDLATTLKELGVSDELIGEVALVAESIRDDVLCK, encoded by the coding sequence ATGACGACCCTCTACGAAAAACTCGGTGGCGCGCCCGCCATCGATGCCGCTGTCGATATCTTCTACGACAAGGTGCTTGCGGACGAGCGCATCAAGCACTTCTTCGTGAACACCGACATGGCCAAGCAGCGCCAGCACCAGAAGAACTTCCTCACCTATGCCTTCGGCGGCTCCGGCACCTGGAACGGCCTCGGCATGCGCGCTGCGCACCAGCCGCTGGTGGACAAGATGGGCCTGAACGACAGCCATTTCGATGCGGTGGTGGACGATCTGGCGACCACGCTCAAGGAACTGGGCGTGTCCGACGAGTTGATCGGTGAAGTGGCGCTGGTGGCCGAGTCGATCCGCGACGACGTGCTCTGCAAGTAA
- a CDS encoding c-type cytochrome — translation MRSMLVWTLIAAALGATAVRAAEAPVIDGFERGREVWAGTCQLCHAEPATGAPQIGDAKAWAPRIEKGKPTLYTHALTGFTGPLGDEMPARGANDDLSDEDVKAAVDYMVAAAQQKR, via the coding sequence ATGCGCTCGATGCTGGTCTGGACCTTGATTGCCGCGGCCCTCGGGGCCACGGCGGTACGCGCCGCGGAGGCGCCGGTGATCGACGGCTTCGAGCGTGGTCGCGAGGTATGGGCGGGGACCTGCCAGCTCTGCCACGCCGAACCGGCCACCGGCGCGCCGCAGATCGGCGACGCCAAGGCCTGGGCGCCCCGTATCGAAAAAGGCAAGCCGACCCTCTACACCCATGCCCTGACCGGTTTCACCGGCCCCCTCGGGGACGAGATGCCGGCACGGGGTGCCAATGACGACTTGTCTGATGAAGACGTGAAAGCGGCGGTGGACTACATGGTTGCCGCGGCACAACAGAAACGCTGA
- a CDS encoding EAL domain-containing protein, which produces MSAEQRVTPLRVPPDVPSELADELARRDKIIAKLMDRIESGLESEGSQYALFEKAISLGHQVRARTEELEDALTQVRRLNMALSYANREAETAHSRLVTALGSSSDGFAMYDASDKIVLSNPMLDRIFDTILLPSIGALLSDLLADHAHRPWALTWLKVHRGARQGISGKCEVQLPNGRWLQISEQPTPDGGVVGVYTDVSDIKLRATVERDQALAGQALLLQSTLNHLSQGVLVTDPQLNVTYWNDHVTELLDGARLVRGQKADELPLIGDIFSARCVGRPMCDREILTPAGRLISISQAPMPGDGRIVTLTDVTGTRDYEQRLKRQATELQLIQDNTHVAILLIRDGHIVRCNSRTAKLFGWPDEAALEGQDASVLALPSQPWNRMRDDIFSRLHKEGFSRDSDWHARKDGTLLWCHRTAQLIDPGQPENGSIWVMEDATHLRKQEQRLLRSQQVFDHCSEALMVTDIDGVIVEVNTAFTAITGYPPQEAIGRTPGLLRSSRHDSDFYKRTWAHLLVHGHWRGEVWSRRKDGSEFPQMLAVSAVRDADGNIVNYVSSFEDITERKASEARIRDLAEHDHLTGLPNRFLLRALFDRAVSQCLRDGRLLGFMFIDLDRFKQINDSLGHKAGDELLIKVVERFKQVLRKGDTISRLGGDEFVVLVHEADSPLAVTRATEKIIQALKPPMTLDGHSITTSASIGVAIAPQDGTEFDTLLQRADTAMYRAKEMGRGCSAFYQQEMNEAVNRRLKMTSELRSAMSSNTLELAYQPIVNLAKGCIASAEALCRWPTPERPIMPDEFIPLAEETGLMVDLGEWVLQNACRQARLWQDAGRPCPIAVNVSGVQITRSSLPDLLLQCCRDAGIPPALIEIELTESILMDDADGLRRVIEDLSRIGSSVAIDDFGSGYSSLAYLSRFKAARLKIDRTFIEHMEASHEDRAIVRMVAKMAHSLRMQCVAEGVETQAQFDMVRRLGGHLVQGYLLGKPMGAEQFSRAGLLPCQVKPLSSRRTTARPTDP; this is translated from the coding sequence ATGAGCGCAGAGCAACGGGTAACGCCGCTACGTGTCCCGCCCGACGTCCCCAGCGAACTTGCCGACGAACTCGCCCGGCGGGACAAGATCATTGCCAAGCTCATGGACCGGATCGAAAGCGGCCTGGAGAGCGAGGGTTCCCAATATGCCCTGTTCGAAAAGGCGATCTCGCTCGGCCATCAGGTCCGCGCACGAACGGAGGAGCTGGAAGATGCGCTGACTCAGGTCCGGCGCCTCAACATGGCGCTGTCGTACGCCAATCGGGAGGCCGAGACCGCCCACAGCCGACTGGTCACCGCGTTGGGAAGCAGCTCGGACGGCTTTGCCATGTACGACGCCAGCGACAAGATCGTCCTGAGCAACCCGATGCTCGACCGGATCTTCGATACCATCCTGCTCCCCAGCATCGGCGCCTTGCTGTCGGACCTGCTGGCCGACCATGCGCACAGGCCCTGGGCACTGACCTGGCTCAAGGTCCACCGGGGCGCACGCCAGGGCATCTCCGGCAAGTGCGAGGTCCAGCTCCCCAATGGCCGCTGGCTGCAGATCTCGGAGCAACCCACGCCCGACGGCGGCGTCGTCGGTGTCTACACGGACGTCAGCGACATCAAGTTGCGCGCCACGGTCGAGCGGGATCAGGCCTTGGCCGGCCAGGCGCTGCTCCTGCAATCGACCCTCAACCATCTGTCTCAGGGCGTCCTGGTCACCGATCCGCAACTGAACGTGACCTACTGGAACGACCATGTCACGGAACTGCTCGATGGCGCCCGCCTTGTTCGCGGACAGAAGGCAGATGAGCTGCCGCTGATCGGCGATATCTTCAGCGCACGCTGTGTCGGGCGACCGATGTGCGACCGAGAGATCCTGACGCCCGCCGGGCGCCTGATCAGCATTTCCCAGGCTCCCATGCCCGGCGACGGACGCATCGTCACCCTCACGGACGTGACCGGGACGCGGGACTACGAGCAGCGCCTCAAGCGCCAGGCGACGGAACTGCAGCTGATTCAGGACAACACGCACGTCGCCATCCTGCTCATTCGCGACGGCCACATCGTCCGCTGCAACTCGCGAACGGCGAAACTGTTCGGATGGCCGGACGAAGCCGCGCTCGAAGGGCAGGACGCCTCGGTGCTGGCCTTACCTTCACAACCCTGGAACAGGATGCGCGACGACATTTTCAGTCGCTTGCACAAAGAGGGGTTCAGTCGGGATTCGGACTGGCACGCCAGAAAGGACGGCACCCTGCTGTGGTGCCACCGCACCGCCCAGCTGATCGATCCGGGGCAGCCGGAAAACGGCTCGATCTGGGTGATGGAGGATGCCACCCATCTGCGCAAGCAGGAGCAGCGCCTGTTGCGATCCCAGCAGGTGTTCGACCACTGTTCCGAGGCGCTCATGGTCACCGACATCGACGGGGTGATCGTGGAGGTCAATACCGCCTTCACCGCCATCACCGGCTACCCGCCTCAAGAAGCCATCGGCCGGACGCCGGGCCTGCTCAGGTCGTCCCGCCATGACAGCGACTTCTACAAGCGCACCTGGGCCCATCTGCTTGTGCACGGCCACTGGCGCGGGGAGGTCTGGAGCCGCCGCAAGGATGGCAGCGAATTTCCCCAGATGCTGGCCGTCTCGGCCGTGCGCGACGCCGACGGCAACATCGTCAATTACGTCTCCTCGTTCGAGGACATCACCGAGCGCAAGGCCTCCGAAGCCCGTATCCGCGATCTGGCCGAGCATGATCACCTCACCGGTCTGCCCAATCGTTTCCTGCTGCGGGCCCTGTTCGACCGGGCCGTGTCTCAGTGTCTGCGCGATGGCCGCCTGCTGGGGTTCATGTTCATCGACCTCGACCGGTTCAAACAGATCAATGACAGCCTCGGCCACAAGGCCGGTGATGAGTTGCTGATCAAGGTGGTCGAACGCTTCAAGCAGGTCTTGCGCAAGGGGGACACCATCAGCCGGCTGGGGGGTGACGAATTCGTGGTGCTCGTTCACGAGGCCGACTCCCCGCTGGCCGTCACCCGTGCCACCGAAAAAATCATCCAGGCACTCAAACCCCCGATGACGCTCGATGGCCACTCGATCACCACCTCGGCATCGATCGGCGTGGCCATCGCCCCGCAGGACGGGACCGAATTCGACACGCTGCTCCAGCGGGCCGACACGGCCATGTACCGGGCCAAGGAAATGGGCCGCGGCTGCTCCGCGTTCTACCAGCAGGAAATGAACGAAGCGGTGAACCGGCGGCTGAAAATGACCTCCGAGTTGCGCAGCGCCATGAGCTCGAACACGCTCGAACTGGCCTACCAGCCCATCGTGAACCTGGCCAAGGGCTGCATTGCCAGCGCCGAAGCCCTGTGCCGCTGGCCAACGCCCGAACGGCCGATCATGCCGGACGAGTTCATTCCGCTGGCCGAGGAAACCGGGCTGATGGTCGATCTCGGCGAATGGGTGCTGCAGAACGCCTGCCGGCAGGCACGGCTGTGGCAGGACGCGGGGCGCCCCTGCCCGATTGCGGTGAATGTCTCCGGCGTCCAGATCACCCGCAGCAGCCTGCCCGATCTGCTACTGCAGTGCTGCCGCGACGCCGGTATCCCGCCCGCGCTGATCGAGATCGAACTGACCGAATCCATCCTCATGGACGACGCCGACGGACTGCGCCGGGTCATCGAGGATCTATCGCGCATCGGCTCCAGCGTGGCGATCGATGACTTCGGCTCGGGCTACTCCAGCCTGGCCTATCTGTCACGCTTCAAGGCGGCGCGACTCAAGATCGATCGCACCTTCATCGAGCATATGGAAGCGAGCCACGAAGATCGCGCCATTGTGCGCATGGTGGCGAAAATGGCGCACAGCCTGCGCATGCAGTGCGTGGCAGAAGGCGTCGAGACACAGGCCCAGTTCGATATGGTGCGCCGCCTGGGCGGCCACCTCGTGCAGGGGTATCTGCTGGGCAAACCCATGGGTGCCGAGCAGTTCTCGCGGGCGGGTCTGCTCCCCTGCCAGGTCAAACCGCTCTCCAGCCGTCGGACAACGGCCAGGCCGACTGACCCCTGA
- a CDS encoding FIST N-terminal domain-containing protein — translation MGTIQVASSSRLGAELAVADVRNQLNAEPLSLVLAFCCPRQDPDAVAQILRQQLPAHTHVLGCTTAGEIGPKGYQSDTLVVLALPADEFIVSVCALTDLRALESTQWQTALDGARIEVENGELSPGAETNRFAIVLVDGLSRYEEVVGQAVRRLVPDMPLVGASAGDGLAFERAPVICQGRAIDNAAVVALVRTTRPLEVLQCQHFEMTDTRMAITGARPAERIVTEINGYPAAEEYARLTGLDSQALDAMSFAAFPLVVRNGEGEYVRSIQQVNADGSLTFFCAIDEGVVLRLVRSTDPRRDLATRLGELAGRLGRVDRALTFDCILRRIEFKRSLCLDAISDLLRQHRCVGFSSYGELLNGIHLNQTMTVLALGEPRPAEVVS, via the coding sequence ATGGGGACGATTCAGGTCGCCAGCAGCAGCCGGCTCGGTGCCGAGCTTGCGGTGGCCGATGTGCGCAACCAGCTCAATGCAGAGCCCCTGTCACTGGTGCTCGCGTTCTGCTGCCCGCGGCAAGACCCGGACGCGGTCGCACAGATACTGCGTCAGCAGCTGCCTGCGCACACCCATGTGCTCGGCTGCACCACGGCGGGCGAAATCGGTCCGAAAGGCTATCAGTCGGACACACTGGTGGTCCTCGCGCTGCCGGCGGACGAGTTCATCGTCAGCGTCTGCGCCCTGACCGATCTGCGCGCACTTGAATCCACCCAATGGCAGACGGCGCTGGACGGCGCCCGGATCGAAGTGGAAAACGGCGAGCTTTCGCCGGGCGCCGAGACCAATCGTTTTGCCATCGTGCTGGTGGACGGACTGTCCCGATACGAAGAAGTGGTCGGCCAGGCGGTCCGTCGGCTCGTGCCCGACATGCCCCTCGTCGGCGCGTCGGCCGGAGACGGGCTGGCCTTCGAGCGCGCACCGGTCATCTGCCAGGGCCGGGCCATCGACAATGCCGCGGTGGTGGCCCTGGTGCGCACGACGCGCCCCCTTGAAGTCCTCCAATGCCAGCACTTCGAAATGACCGACACCCGCATGGCCATCACCGGGGCGCGGCCGGCCGAACGCATCGTCACCGAGATCAATGGCTACCCGGCGGCAGAGGAATACGCCCGGCTCACCGGCCTGGACAGCCAGGCGCTGGATGCCATGTCCTTCGCCGCGTTTCCGCTGGTGGTGCGCAATGGCGAAGGCGAATATGTGCGCTCCATACAGCAGGTCAATGCGGATGGCAGCCTGACCTTCTTCTGCGCGATCGACGAAGGCGTCGTCTTGCGTCTGGTGCGCAGCACCGACCCGAGACGGGATCTGGCCACGCGTCTGGGTGAGCTGGCGGGCCGGCTGGGCCGGGTCGACCGTGCGCTGACCTTCGACTGCATCCTCCGGCGCATCGAGTTCAAGCGCAGTCTGTGCCTGGATGCCATCTCGGACCTGCTTCGACAGCATCGCTGTGTCGGATTCTCGAGTTACGGCGAGCTCCTGAACGGGATTCACCTCAACCAGACCATGACGGTGCTCGCCCTGGGCGAACCCCGACCCGCGGAGGTCGTCTCATGA